From the genome of Caloenas nicobarica isolate bCalNic1 chromosome 14, bCalNic1.hap1, whole genome shotgun sequence:
TCCCCAGTTGGGACAGTATTTGCCTAATTACACTAAAGAAATTGCCAAATTCACAGTACTGGGCAGCATTAAATTGGCATTTTATACAAATTATCTCATATTTAAGAATTAATTTGCACATTTCTTTGGGTACTTTTCTTCCAAGTAATTTAtcagtgtttttttccagctttgctaAAATgccttttagtttaaaaacagtTTGTGAAAGACAATACTTGCAATTAAAATGTACCTGTAAAAAGTAATTATAAATTAATCACTGAGAAAGCTTTGAGAAActgctttgtttctcttgtaTCATAACATTCAGTTACACTTCTTGTTACAGTCTCAGAAATGCTTAATTTTGGGGCTGCTGactttttctgcagagaaaaaaaaaaaccacaaaccagcaCAGATACCAGTGTGTACCAGTAGAGCTTCCCCACCAGTCACCCAGGACTGACTGAGTGCTCATCACGCTGGGAAAACTCACAAGATCACTCAGGCCCTACCTTTTCTGTTTGACCGTGATGCCCTTCCGCTGCAAAGCCTTCTCGTTGGCCATCTGCAGAAGCTGGATCTCCTTCCGCGAGAGGAGGCGGATAGCAAAGGCTTTTTCCAGAAGCCTCTCTGGAGACACCGACTTGGCAATGTCCCTCACGAAAGCTCGGATGTCCTGCTGCACGCTGTCAGACTCCATGGGCTGCCCAGCTCTGACTTTGCGAAAAAATTTCAGAAGAGCCAGCGCGACACGATAGAgaactttgtagccctccacCAGAAACACATCGAAGACCCGAGCAACGTACACCAACGGCAGTTCTCCGAAGAGCCACCTTTGCCAGTCGGAGTAGACCTCCAACACGTCCTCGGACACTGCCACCATCAGCTTATGTGCTGCCTGACAGTACTTGTTCACCAGGTCACCAAAGGTCATGCAGGAGGACTCAAAAGCTAAGAATGTCTGATCGATGAGCCGCTTAGATGGGTCATTGCAAGCCAGGATACGACAAACCTGTTCAAAGCACTCTGCCTCATCTTTGCTGTAGTGGAGGAGCAAAGCTATCACGGAAGGCAGTGCTGGGCAAAATGATATGTCTGGGAACTGATTCGCAATGCACAATATGATCTTCCTGACTGCTCCGATGCCTTCAGCATTCAAGCAGTACGTGGGGACCAGGCTGTTATCCACAAATTCTGGCAGCGGAAGGGAGCTACTGTTACGTTTTCCAACAATCTTCACAACTATGTCCCGGTACACATTTGCGTCTGGGGTCACTGTGCGGCACGGGATGTTGCTAATTAACTTGTGGTACGCTTTGGCTCTCAGAGAGTGGTTCTTGGCCCAGTAGCCCTGCCGGGCCAGCTGCTTGAGCTCCTGGAACTCCGTGCAGGTTAGCTCCTTCGCATCCTGGCTCTGGAGAGTAACATCCATTTTGTCCCAATCCACAAAGCGGTTGTATTCATCCATGGCTCCAGGAGAAGCATATCAGATAAATCATGAGAATTGAGACCTTATTTGGTCATTAAATGACTTCCAACTTTTCctgcaaaaggaaaagtaaaaaaaagagaggtttaAGTAAAAGGTAATCTCCCATTTTCTTTAGgaacacacacatacattcaACTTTTTCCTGCAATGCCAGAACTGTTTTGTAAAGTAAAGAAAGTTAAAGATacatggctttttatttttaagccaaACTTTACTTTCATTCTGTCAATAACTCATACTGAAGTAATTTAGCAATGGCCAGCCAAGAGGTTGATTCTGGGGACATCTTCACAGGAGTTAATCTCCCTAACCGAAGGTCCAAACTGAGGCATGGGCCTTTACGTTAACTTCTCACTTCAAAAATATCCATTACGAAGCATTTTGTTTGCAGTCTCTCTTCCTAATTCTCTGGGGAAGCAACTGTTATTTTTACTACAAGGATGCAGTCTCACGAGCAGCTTACACTGTTCTAAGATTGTGAGGCCAGTGACAAGAGATGCTGACCCCCTGCTAGCCCCAGCCAGTGTTCTTAGCCATTTCTTCATGCTGTACTAGCACTCATGTGGCCACACAACACTGAGATTCGCTTGTTAATCCGgtaccatttttcttttccatcgGATAAGCAAGATGCACAGCTGTATGGCCAGCCAGATCAACGTTGGTGCTAAGATGAGCGCAGGACAGAACCATCCTTTCTGATGGCAGTACAGGCTCACGTCATCTTAAAACAGCTTCATGAAACTGCTTCTTAATTCTCTTGAGTACCACACTGGACTTCTAGTCCTGACCGGGCACACACTTCTATGATCAAACCACCCTCTAGAGGGCCCACTCTCACCAGCACTGGGAGactttaaaaacacacagaccACGGCAACAGCACCAGGAGCTCAAAGATGAAGTTCTCTGGTTTCTCAAACCACACGTTTACATGACCTACCAGTTGACTCCAGCGCTAAAGTACATCTGTGTCCCAGCAGACAGCATGACTGCAACCACTAATGGCCATACCTGAATCAGCTTTGATCAAGTCAGTGCAAAACTAGAAGGGGAGATAGAATAAAATGCACTAATGACAGCAGGTTTGCCCAGTGCTGAAACATCTCTGCCACTGTGTCCTCAGTGCCAGATTAAAGCCAGGAAGCCCTTAATGCTGCACATTCTGCAAAGGCTGATAATCCTTATAAAATGCAACAGGCCTATAAAACTGTTTTGTACAATTAAGATATTATGTAGCAAGGTTAAATCAACAAAAACAGTTACTGAAATGCTTCCAAAGAACCTTAGTCATTCCTGTGTTAACAGACTGGTGAATGCATGAAACTTGACATTTATCAGCACAGTCTTTCGTACAACAGGTGCACTAAAATGATTTGAAACTCACaaagtacagggtgtttcaaaaagatggacccaatttcaaagttACAGTGATCTCAAACtgggtccacctttttgaaacaccctgtagatCCACCATCAAGACAGACAACGCATCCTCCCTACTTCACTACaggaaagtaaaacaaacactttGCCTCAAGTAGGCAGAAGTTTGTAGACACACAATTAGCATTAGCTTGGACAGCCATACTTTTAATTCAGATAGTTTTAGATTCTGACTAAATATTAATCTGGGTATTTTGGAATCACATGCTGAAACTCCAAAATTTAACTCCTCTTTTAAAAGGTTGGCAGCAATACAAGGAAGCCTTTTGGAGAAGGATTTTGGATGGCTCTTCTctaccaaatattttcttcagttcttttttatttaataaaaagaagatTCTTTTTGAGTCACCTTTGTACAATGTAATAGCAATACGGAAATGctgaccttttctttttgttgtatTCTTCCACGCCTGAAACTAATTCTCAGACTGTAATTAAAAGAGGCAACATAGTGTCCTGACTTCAGTTCTGAAAGTGAGATATCCTGCAGTGTTCGAAAAAGATCCCTCTCGGTGCGATCTGAGAGCCTGTCTTCTGCACATGCAAAGACAGTAAAGGTAGGATaccatttttctgtcattttccaTCTAGGAATCATAGAGaaactcattttctttaataagatCCTTGTGGAGAAGATAAATTTAATCCTGTGTAGTAGTGATGAAAGCAAGGAGAGATGAACCATTCTGTTCATGGTCACTTCAGTATAGAAACTAATACTATCCTGTGCTTGCTGGAGTCTCCATTACGCAACAGCTTCCCCCGTCTGCCATCATCCCTTGGGAGCTGCTTACATTTATGTTAGAGAGGGTTAAGTAAAATGTCCATCATATGAGGCAACTTCTAATATGCTCAGACTTACATCTCCACTGTCCTTTTTCCTGTAAACTTTCTTGTCCTTCCTCCTTACTCTTTCCTTTCTTACTTTCTATCATTCAGAGACACCAGCATATTTAGAAGTTGCATCGAACAGTCATTTTTCCCTCCAGATGTTACTGCCCATTCCAGAAACTAATGAATTTATGAGTATGTGCTCCTCAGCAAGCTCACTGATGTCCGTGGCTAGAGAATGGAAGTCAGACTGCCAGAACCTTTGATTTGAGCTTACAGCCTTCTACATACTTTGGCTGGGATAAATCCGCTGGGTCTGCAAGTAGGTCTGCCTGCTTATGCTTTTCAAATCTCTAGATGCTGCaagaaaaaatgacagcaaagcAAATTGGCATTGCCAAGACTGCCAGAGCATGACCAGCTCTTAACTGTGCTTGCAAAACCAACAGAATTAGCGTGCTTCAGTGTAACGGTGCATAGCTCCTGACACCGTGCCAACAGCTACTGTAAGCCAGCAGGCTTTGAATGGAGAGTATTTACTTGCCAAAGGAGAAGAGCCCAAGAAATCTCAGGAAAATTCCAGCCAGCCTTCATCTCCTCCTCCCACTCCTTCCAAAACTtcctccatccttccttccccctgGGAAAGTTCTCTTTCTGCTGGCAACCCCATAAAGAGCAATGTTTAACCTTGAGCTGGTGGGACAAGGAGGCACAAGCTGTCTGTGTTCAGCAGCAAAGGGTGAGCTGGTTGGAGCTGCGTCCTGCCCGTCTCTGTGTCCTGCGAGGGAGCAGGCAGGCAGTGCAGGCTGCTGAACTTGGACAGACCGAAGGCTGGGGTGTCAGTTAAGGAGTGAAAACAGAGGCTGGCTGTGTAAGAGTGCGTGTCTGCATCAATGTCCCATCTTCACCTAAACTTGAGTTCACCTAAAGTAGCTTTAACATAGAAAGAAGGGGTAAGACacaggcagaagagaaaaataacattttggaaTGAAATGTCTCTATAAAGATACAGTTAAAGGCAGCCATTTATACCTCCTCATTGCAACAAACCTCTTTGCCTCTTGCTGAAGTAACTTCAGAGAGGTGAGTATCATGTTGTGGTGATTATCCTCTAACTGGACGTGCGGGGTAGGTCAGCACCCGAGCCGCACAGAACTGAAATGCTTTCAGGTACCTCTTAGAACAGAACTTAAGGGGATCATaaaaattagcaaaaaaattacttataaCAATGACAAAGCTTGAAAGTTATGTATAATTTACCTTATTTAAGGGGAAGCAGTCGTTACCCTTTCTAATCAGACTCAGCTTTACGAAAGAGTAGGAATTAACACAGAAGAACAGaataaggagaaaaagcttttttcttagTAATTGCCGCACAATTTTGAGATTATTAGATCTATCAGTCTATAAGTGAGCGCTTCGGTTAAGtgcaatatattaaaaacaaaccaaaacccccaaaacaacaacaaaacccaaacaaaaaccagaaaaccaaaccccaaacaaatcgCACAAGTGAGAAATGGAACTAGAAAAACCTATATTGAAGATATACCAAAAATGGCTGCAGAACAGGCAAAAGAATTTTCAAGGTTAAGTTTAAACTATGAAGCAATCATTACAATTCAAAACCATGGAATAACCATGGTAACTGGAACTGGCACCATTTCAAGTCAGTGACTAATTTTTTGGGAAATATTTAGCTTGCTAGTCTAGCCACATTTTCCATTCTATTATCTTGGATCTTCTTGTTGTCATCTGGGCTACTTTCAGAAGACAGCTGAAAACTGCGCTGCATTTGTATAAAATATACAGCAGTGAAGCCAAGTGTGACAGTCAAAAGTCCCACACTGCCTGTGATGAAAAATTCTATGAAACTGTCTAAAAAACATCAGCAGGAAAACATAAGAATTAAATTATGACCTACCTTCATTAAGGAGAATATAAAGCTACAATTTTACTACAGATAACACGGCTAgggacttttattttttttttttctatccaaAATGCAGGAATTAGCAAACT
Proteins encoded in this window:
- the TBC1D24 gene encoding TBC1 domain family member 24 isoform X1 yields the protein MDEYNRFVDWDKMDVTLQSQDAKELTCTEFQELKQLARQGYWAKNHSLRAKAYHKLISNIPCRTVTPDANVYRDIVVKIVGKRNSSSLPLPEFVDNSLVPTYCLNAEGIGAVRKIILCIANQFPDISFCPALPSVIALLLHYSKDEAECFEQVCRILACNDPSKRLIDQTFLAFESSCMTFGDLVNKYCQAAHKLMVAVSEDVLEVYSDWQRWLFGELPLVYVARVFDVFLVEGYKVLYRVALALLKFFRKVRAGQPMESDSVQQDIRAFVRDIAKSVSPERLLEKAFAIRLLSRKEIQLLQMANEKALQRKGITVKQKSVASPKRQNVHLAVHAENFKSEIVSVKEMRDIWSWIPERFALCQPLLLFTTLEHGCSLSRFYSHSEGHEPTLLLIKTAAKEVCGAYLSTDWSERRRGGSKLSFFGTGECFVFRLQPEVERYEWVIIKHPELAATGSEPENHTSRASSSLSSSSVTSDTSCRLSPFLSARHFNLPSKTASMFMAGSSECIIIGGGDGQALYLDADLNHGRTSHCNTFNNQPLCSESFQISVLEVWGFRDTMNG
- the TBC1D24 gene encoding TBC1 domain family member 24 isoform X2; translation: MDEYNRFVDWDKMDVTLQSQDAKELTCTEFQELKQLARQGYWAKNHSLRAKAYHKLISNIPCRTVTPDANVYRDIVVKIVGKRNSSSLPLPEFVDNSLVPTYCLNAEGIGAVRKIILCIANQFPDISFCPALPSVIALLLHYSKDEAECFEQVCRILACNDPSKRLIDQTFLAFESSCMTFGDLVNKYCQAAHKLMVAVSEDVLEVYSDWQRWLFGELPLVYVARVFDVFLVEGYKVLYRVALALLKFFRKVRAGQPMESDSVQQDIRAFVRDIAKSVSPERLLEKAFAIRLLSRKEIQLLQMANEKALQRKGITVKQKRQNVHLAVHAENFKSEIVSVKEMRDIWSWIPERFALCQPLLLFTTLEHGCSLSRFYSHSEGHEPTLLLIKTAAKEVCGAYLSTDWSERRRGGSKLSFFGTGECFVFRLQPEVERYEWVIIKHPELAATGSEPENHTSRASSSLSSSSVTSDTSCRLSPFLSARHFNLPSKTASMFMAGSSECIIIGGGDGQALYLDADLNHGRTSHCNTFNNQPLCSESFQISVLEVWGFRDTMNG